The following are encoded together in the Pararhizobium qamdonense genome:
- a CDS encoding ATP-binding protein, producing MTTNVALRLESHGPREGAPREHRDAGSIEISTTFPLFLPPVLSDPNQLESALLNLVVNARDAMPDGGMISISARKHMLKEKQDPDLAAGEYVCLSVKDEGAGMDAATLEKATTPFFTTKGIGKGTGLGLPMVQGLMAQSGGRLIMKSKSGQGTTAELWLPVVDISAVPEPVAEIPSSAPVSPMTVMAVDDDSLVLMNTVLMLEDLGHTVIEASSGEDALRRLELGPLPDILITDHAMPQMTGAELARQVAEKHPELNVILATGYAELPGGEGAGLARLSKPFTQDQLNNALAAAAVSR from the coding sequence GTGACAACAAATGTCGCTTTACGCCTGGAAAGTCATGGCCCCCGCGAGGGCGCCCCACGAGAACATCGGGACGCTGGATCCATAGAAATCAGTACCACGTTTCCGCTTTTCCTGCCGCCGGTACTGTCCGACCCGAACCAGCTCGAAAGTGCGCTGCTCAATCTGGTGGTCAACGCCCGGGACGCCATGCCGGACGGGGGGATGATCTCGATCTCAGCTCGCAAACACATGCTAAAAGAGAAACAGGATCCGGACCTTGCCGCTGGCGAATACGTCTGCCTCTCTGTCAAAGACGAGGGTGCAGGCATGGACGCGGCAACACTGGAGAAGGCCACGACGCCGTTCTTCACCACGAAGGGCATCGGCAAAGGAACCGGTCTCGGGTTGCCGATGGTGCAGGGCTTGATGGCTCAGTCCGGCGGGCGCCTGATCATGAAGTCGAAATCAGGGCAGGGCACCACAGCCGAGCTGTGGCTTCCTGTGGTAGACATTAGCGCTGTGCCCGAACCTGTCGCGGAGATACCGTCGTCCGCTCCGGTATCTCCCATGACGGTTATGGCGGTCGACGACGACAGCCTTGTCTTAATGAACACGGTCTTGATGTTGGAGGACCTTGGACACACTGTGATCGAAGCAAGTTCAGGGGAGGACGCGCTTCGGCGTCTCGAACTGGGGCCGCTACCGGACATCCTAATTACCGACCACGCTATGCCCCAAATGACGGGAGCGGAGCTGGCAAGGCAAGTGGCCGAGAAGCATCCTGAACTCAACGTGATCCTGGCCACCGGTTACGCTGAACTGCCAGGAGGAGAGGGTGCCGGGTTAGCGCGGTTATCCAAGCCGTTTACGCAGGACCAGTTGAATAACGCTCTTGCCGCTGCGGCCGTATCTCGTTAG
- a CDS encoding I78 family peptidase inhibitor, with protein MNAYLHSLDFVGAELTQISRRRPALFILCGNNLIDCYICVVDRKGQTSMKSALRVTSVLVFLSTIPALVACSAGSEVPSGRCDPAAAQALVGQPKPTDEEVKQRTGATIVRRIAPGQPVTHDVRDNRVTTETDAASGRVVRAICG; from the coding sequence ATGAACGCTTACCTGCATTCTCTGGATTTCGTCGGCGCCGAACTGACGCAAATCAGCCGAAGGCGCCCTGCTTTGTTTATACTATGCGGCAACAACTTGATCGACTGCTATATTTGTGTCGTCGATCGAAAGGGGCAAACGTCAATGAAATCTGCTCTCCGTGTTACGTCTGTTCTGGTTTTCCTAAGCACCATTCCGGCATTGGTGGCTTGCTCCGCAGGCTCTGAAGTTCCCAGTGGTAGGTGCGATCCCGCAGCCGCACAGGCACTGGTCGGGCAACCAAAACCGACCGACGAGGAAGTCAAGCAACGCACTGGCGCGACCATTGTACGCCGGATCGCGCCTGGTCAGCCCGTCACCCATGATGTCCGAGATAACAGGGTGACCACGGAGACCGATGCCGCCTCCGGCCGTGTGGTGAGGGCAATCTGCGGGTAA
- a CDS encoding DUF3606 domain-containing protein produces MSNAKAKIPLETKSVSHGGSYDVAYFAKKHGLSMKEALRLIKAHGSDRDAADRAAQRFHH; encoded by the coding sequence ATGTCCAACGCAAAGGCAAAAATACCGCTCGAAACGAAGTCTGTTTCTCATGGTGGAAGCTATGACGTCGCGTACTTCGCGAAGAAGCATGGGCTATCTATGAAGGAAGCACTGCGTCTGATCAAAGCCCACGGCTCAGACCGCGACGCTGCCGACCGGGCGGCACAAAGGTTTCATCACTAG
- a CDS encoding DMT family transporter gives MERPQRFPDMIAVLRSWYDLAALPSFGPKARAVSLALGAVVLWATWPTLATWARPTPPFLVLSLASVVGFCVFIIRASAFGKVGAFVRTSPRTTLLVAVGLLVNNILYFMAMPRIGPAEANVISYLWPILLVLILSVMRRTPILPGQWGGILAAFVGAGLAIGPTFARGFDLPGITLAFMSGLIFGVYAAIRSRGHEPHDVIGPSMGLIALICMVLHFAFEEPTALTVAQCFAIAAIGIAPLTLSNALWDRASRSGHTAPISGIAYLTPLVGLLLLTLFCVASISWLTVAGALPIVFGAYMASRSH, from the coding sequence ATGGAACGACCACAGCGTTTTCCAGACATGATCGCCGTTCTTCGCTCTTGGTATGATCTGGCCGCCCTGCCGTCCTTTGGGCCGAAGGCTCGGGCGGTTTCGCTTGCGTTAGGGGCCGTGGTGCTCTGGGCAACTTGGCCAACCTTGGCAACGTGGGCGCGCCCTACGCCCCCGTTCCTCGTCCTATCTTTGGCCTCGGTTGTGGGTTTCTGCGTCTTCATAATCCGGGCCTCTGCATTTGGCAAAGTAGGTGCCTTCGTGCGCACCTCACCCCGGACGACCCTGCTCGTCGCAGTCGGCCTACTGGTGAACAACATCCTCTATTTCATGGCTATGCCCCGAATTGGGCCTGCCGAGGCCAACGTGATTTCCTACCTCTGGCCGATACTCCTCGTGCTGATTTTGTCGGTCATGCGCCGCACACCGATCCTACCTGGTCAGTGGGGCGGCATCCTCGCCGCTTTCGTGGGTGCCGGCTTGGCAATCGGGCCAACCTTCGCCCGTGGTTTTGACCTGCCTGGCATCACTCTGGCTTTCATGAGTGGCCTGATCTTCGGGGTCTATGCCGCTATCCGTTCGCGCGGGCACGAACCGCATGACGTGATCGGCCCATCCATGGGGCTGATAGCCTTAATCTGCATGGTGCTGCACTTCGCATTCGAGGAACCGACCGCACTCACTGTGGCGCAGTGCTTCGCTATTGCAGCCATCGGCATTGCGCCTTTGACGCTGTCGAACGCGCTCTGGGATCGTGCAAGCCGGAGCGGCCATACTGCTCCAATTTCAGGGATCGCCTACCTGACGCCTTTGGTGGGCCTCCTGCTGCTCACCCTGTTCTGCGTCGCATCCATCTCCTGGCTGACGGTCGCTGGTGCATTGCCGATCGTGTTCGGCGCATACATGGCTTCCCGATCACATTAG
- a CDS encoding DUF6766 family protein, with translation MKFLKDNGLTIMLIGLSVATIVGMLLTGWFVSNNELAEHGSAEIGLRSYAFSGHFLSSLFENWESEFLQMSAYVMLTAFLFQRGSAESKDPDGPSKVDEDPAAKAGGQDAPWPVRVGGWARSAYSYSLGVALASLFVLTFLLHLRYSAEAVSAEALMHGQPAVSMMDHLGSAQFWFESLQNWQSEFLSTAVLVVLSIFLRFRGSPESKPVAAPHSQTGD, from the coding sequence ATGAAGTTTCTGAAAGACAACGGTCTCACCATCATGCTGATCGGCCTATCCGTCGCGACCATTGTCGGGATGCTGCTGACAGGCTGGTTCGTTTCTAACAATGAACTGGCAGAGCACGGATCGGCTGAGATCGGTCTTCGGTCATACGCATTCTCTGGCCACTTCTTGTCATCGCTGTTCGAGAACTGGGAATCCGAGTTCCTGCAGATGTCGGCTTACGTGATGCTGACGGCATTCCTGTTCCAGCGCGGTTCGGCGGAATCGAAGGATCCGGATGGTCCTTCCAAGGTGGATGAAGATCCGGCCGCGAAAGCAGGCGGTCAGGATGCACCTTGGCCTGTCCGCGTGGGAGGCTGGGCGCGGTCCGCATATTCTTATTCGCTAGGCGTCGCGCTCGCTTCGCTGTTCGTGCTGACATTCCTCCTGCACCTAAGATACAGCGCCGAAGCGGTAAGCGCGGAAGCCCTGATGCACGGACAACCCGCAGTGTCGATGATGGATCATCTGGGCAGCGCGCAGTTTTGGTTCGAGTCCTTGCAGAATTGGCAGAGCGAGTTCCTATCGACTGCTGTTCTGGTCGTGCTGTCGATCTTTCTGCGGTTCAGGGGATCGCCGGAATCCAAGCCTGTTGCCGCGCCACATAGTCAGACAGGCGATTGA
- a CDS encoding SDR family NAD(P)-dependent oxidoreductase — MVVANAGINGVWAPIDDLSLEEWNKTISVNFTGTFLTIFTSVPHLKVSGGGSVTLDQRNQNVHDAGRNRICRARPRCTGAVYGDWELGARTLQLKANFSDNDVVLLNRLGGGFFRE, encoded by the coding sequence GTGGTCGTCGCGAACGCGGGCATCAACGGCGTCTGGGCACCCATCGATGATCTCAGCCTGGAGGAGTGGAACAAGACGATCTCGGTAAACTTCACGGGCACCTTCCTGACGATATTTACATCGGTTCCACATCTCAAGGTATCAGGGGGAGGATCGGTTACCCTCGATCAACGAAATCAGAACGTTCACGACGCCGGGCGCAACCGCATATGCCGGGCGCGTCCTCGATGCACCGGAGCGGTGTATGGCGACTGGGAGTTGGGCGCACGAACGCTGCAGCTAAAAGCGAATTTTTCCGACAACGACGTTGTATTGCTGAATAGACTGGGGGGCGGGTTTTTCCGTGAATGA
- a CDS encoding YciE/YciF ferroxidase family protein: MAEKTLDDLFLDTLKDIYFAEKQILKALPKMARAAQSEEGKAAFLKHRDETDGQIERLQQVFEIIGKAARGKTCEAIQGIIAEGEEIIDEYKGSVALDAGLISSAQAVEHYEIARYGTLKSWAEQLGYTEAVALLDANLQEEIATDELLTQLGEASANPKAGKKKVA, translated from the coding sequence ATGGCTGAGAAGACACTCGACGATCTGTTCCTCGACACGCTCAAGGACATTTATTTCGCCGAAAAGCAGATCCTGAAAGCACTCCCGAAAATGGCCCGCGCCGCACAGTCGGAAGAAGGCAAGGCCGCGTTCTTGAAGCATCGCGACGAAACCGACGGCCAGATCGAGCGCCTGCAACAGGTGTTCGAAATCATCGGCAAGGCAGCCCGCGGCAAGACCTGTGAAGCGATCCAGGGCATTATTGCGGAGGGTGAGGAGATCATTGACGAATACAAGGGCTCGGTTGCGCTTGACGCTGGACTGATCTCTTCTGCGCAGGCTGTCGAGCATTACGAGATTGCCCGCTACGGTACCTTGAAGTCGTGGGCAGAGCAGCTTGGCTACACTGAAGCCGTTGCCTTGCTTGACGCCAATCTCCAGGAGGAAATCGCCACCGACGAGCTGCTCACCCAGCTCGGTGAGGCTTCGGCGAACCCTAAGGCCGGCAAGAAGAAGGTTGCTTAA
- a CDS encoding SDR family oxidoreductase has translation MSDTNRPKPLQPKQEQAPPGQTKLMQPVPDHGEESYKGSGRLFGKVALITGGDSGIGRAVAIAFAREGADVLISYLSEHEDAEETERWVTASGRKAILVPGDIKSESFCIELVSRAVGELGGLDILVNNAAFQRSYTGIDEIEDAEWDETFRTNIYAPFYLSKAAIPHMKPGSSIINTTSIQSRQPSSHLLAYAATKGAVSNFTAGLAEMVADKGIRVNAVAPGPIWTPLIPSTMPPEKTESFGKQTLIGRAGQPAELAGAYVLLASSEGSYMTGAVIPVTGGEIMI, from the coding sequence ATGTCGGACACCAATCGCCCAAAGCCCCTGCAGCCGAAACAGGAACAAGCGCCTCCCGGTCAAACGAAGCTCATGCAGCCGGTCCCTGACCATGGCGAAGAATCGTACAAGGGCTCTGGGCGGCTCTTTGGCAAGGTGGCGCTTATCACTGGAGGTGATTCTGGCATCGGCCGTGCCGTTGCCATCGCCTTTGCGCGGGAAGGTGCGGATGTTCTGATTTCATACTTGAGCGAACACGAGGACGCCGAGGAAACAGAACGCTGGGTCACGGCGTCAGGAAGGAAGGCAATCCTTGTACCCGGAGATATCAAGAGCGAATCATTCTGCATCGAGCTGGTCAGCAGGGCCGTTGGTGAACTCGGCGGTCTCGATATCCTCGTTAACAACGCCGCGTTTCAGCGCAGCTATACGGGCATCGACGAGATTGAAGATGCCGAATGGGACGAAACATTCCGGACAAATATCTATGCACCTTTCTATCTGTCTAAGGCTGCAATTCCGCATATGAAACCCGGCAGCTCGATCATCAATACGACATCGATCCAATCCCGTCAGCCATCGTCGCATCTGCTGGCCTACGCCGCGACAAAGGGAGCCGTTTCCAACTTCACGGCAGGGCTGGCGGAGATGGTCGCGGACAAAGGCATCCGCGTTAATGCGGTTGCTCCTGGCCCGATCTGGACACCGCTGATCCCTTCCACGATGCCGCCGGAGAAAACGGAATCTTTTGGAAAGCAGACGTTGATTGGCAGAGCCGGTCAACCGGCAGAACTCGCTGGTGCGTATGTTCTTCTTGCCTCGAGCGAGGGCAGCTACATGACGGGAGCGGTCATCCCGGTCACCGGCGGCGAGATCATGATCTAG
- a CDS encoding SPW repeat domain-containing protein, translating into MRFIPTLFHGMADYVVGFVVMILPFMLGLQDTPRVTLFLLGAIVILYSLGTDYELGAIRFLRIRFHLVLDALFGVAMLAAPWIVSFPSDARWPVYAIGVLALVLAATTEIRAVGTAAPDHT; encoded by the coding sequence ATGCGTTTCATTCCAACCCTGTTTCATGGAATGGCTGATTATGTCGTCGGCTTTGTAGTCATGATCCTCCCCTTCATGCTTGGCCTTCAGGACACCCCGCGGGTGACGCTCTTCCTATTGGGGGCAATTGTGATCCTCTACAGCCTTGGCACCGACTACGAGCTTGGCGCAATCCGGTTCTTGCGCATTCGCTTTCACCTCGTGTTGGACGCCCTCTTCGGCGTCGCGATGTTGGCAGCGCCTTGGATTGTCTCTTTTCCGTCGGATGCGCGGTGGCCGGTCTATGCGATTGGCGTACTTGCGCTGGTCCTTGCGGCGACAACTGAAATTCGTGCGGTCGGAACAGCCGCCCCAGATCACACATAA
- a CDS encoding zinc-dependent alcohol dehydrogenase has translation MKALCWHGKGDIRCDSVPEPTIEDGRDVIIKMTACAICGSDLHLMDGYIPFMEKGDILGHEFMGEVVEVGRDNKKLKVGDRVVVPFTICCGECQQCLKGNWSVCERTNRNADNAIKAFGYQTAGLFGYSHLTGAYAGGQAEFVRVPYADVSPIIIPNGMSDEQALFLGDIFPTGWMAAANCEIEPTDIVAVWGCGPVGQFCIKSAFLQGAARVIAIDNVPERLALAQQAGAEIINFDDEDATILDRIKEMTGGHGADKCIDAVGAESHATASFDAVIDKVKAATLLGTDRPHALRAAIMACRPGGIVSVPGVYGGFLDKIPFGAAMNKGLTIRTGQTHVNRYSLDLLRRIEEGEIDPSFVITHRAKLEDGPALYETFRDKKDNCIKVVLTA, from the coding sequence ATGAAGGCACTTTGCTGGCACGGCAAGGGCGATATCCGGTGCGACAGCGTACCGGAACCGACGATCGAAGACGGTCGCGACGTGATCATCAAGATGACGGCCTGCGCCATATGCGGGTCGGACTTGCATTTAATGGATGGCTATATCCCCTTTATGGAAAAGGGCGACATTCTTGGCCATGAGTTCATGGGTGAGGTGGTCGAAGTCGGCCGGGATAACAAAAAGCTGAAGGTCGGCGACCGTGTGGTCGTGCCCTTCACGATTTGCTGCGGCGAGTGCCAGCAGTGCCTGAAGGGGAACTGGTCGGTTTGTGAACGAACCAATCGCAATGCCGACAACGCCATCAAGGCGTTCGGATACCAAACGGCCGGCTTGTTTGGCTATTCTCATCTGACGGGCGCGTACGCCGGTGGTCAGGCGGAGTTTGTGCGCGTCCCTTATGCCGACGTCTCACCGATCATCATCCCGAACGGGATGAGCGACGAGCAGGCGCTGTTCCTCGGCGACATCTTTCCGACCGGCTGGATGGCAGCGGCCAACTGCGAGATCGAGCCGACCGACATCGTTGCCGTCTGGGGGTGCGGGCCCGTCGGACAATTCTGCATCAAGAGCGCCTTCTTGCAGGGTGCGGCACGCGTCATTGCCATCGACAACGTCCCGGAACGCCTGGCACTTGCCCAGCAGGCCGGTGCGGAAATTATCAACTTTGACGATGAAGACGCCACGATCCTTGACCGCATCAAGGAAATGACCGGCGGCCATGGGGCGGACAAATGCATTGACGCCGTCGGTGCAGAATCCCACGCGACGGCGTCCTTCGACGCCGTCATCGACAAGGTCAAAGCAGCGACACTCTTGGGGACAGACCGGCCACATGCCCTGCGTGCAGCCATCATGGCTTGTAGGCCGGGCGGAATTGTTTCCGTTCCCGGAGTCTATGGAGGATTTCTGGATAAGATCCCCTTCGGCGCTGCCATGAACAAGGGACTGACGATCCGCACAGGACAGACGCATGTGAACCGTTACTCGCTCGACCTGCTGCGGCGCATCGAGGAAGGCGAGATCGATCCGAGCTTCGTCATTACCCACCGCGCCAAGCTGGAAGACGGACCTGCTCTTTACGAGACGTTCCGGGACAAAAAGGACAACTGCATCAAGGTCGTCCTTACTGCATAG
- a CDS encoding DUF72 domain-containing protein, translating into MERTADVIAARRLKRAERRQKQRDANLGRASKMHDVRVNDLNVAAVVVEHSQLAGRVHVGCSGWYYWHWKGNFYPTNTPSSQWFSIYQGHFKTVELNAPFYSWPTVAAVKTWIRQADPTFVYTIKVCELITHIRRFEETETLVADFGYIADLLGPQMGCFLFQLPPSVRYSNELLHSIVSQLDPRRRNVVEFRHKSWWNEDVYSAFRAAGIIFCSCSGPRLPEELVRTADDIYVRFHGIKQWYRHDYSDAELAVWAERIRNSGATTVWIYFNNDRDGYAIKNAKKMAEVLAVE; encoded by the coding sequence ATGGAGCGCACAGCCGATGTGATCGCAGCGCGACGCCTGAAACGAGCCGAGCGCCGTCAAAAACAACGTGACGCAAATCTTGGTCGTGCGAGCAAGATGCACGACGTCCGGGTCAACGATCTCAATGTCGCAGCCGTTGTCGTAGAGCACAGCCAATTGGCAGGGCGAGTCCATGTTGGGTGCTCCGGTTGGTACTACTGGCATTGGAAGGGAAACTTTTATCCGACGAACACTCCGAGCAGCCAATGGTTCTCAATCTACCAGGGGCACTTTAAAACGGTCGAGCTGAACGCACCGTTTTATTCTTGGCCCACCGTCGCAGCCGTGAAAACATGGATTCGTCAGGCAGATCCAACCTTCGTCTACACCATCAAAGTCTGCGAACTGATCACGCACATCAGACGCTTTGAGGAAACCGAAACACTGGTAGCTGACTTCGGCTATATTGCAGACCTTCTTGGCCCCCAGATGGGCTGTTTCCTGTTTCAACTCCCTCCAAGCGTGCGGTACAGCAATGAACTCCTGCACTCGATTGTGTCGCAGCTTGATCCAAGACGCAGGAATGTCGTTGAATTCCGCCACAAGAGCTGGTGGAATGAGGACGTCTATAGTGCGTTCAGAGCTGCTGGTATCATCTTCTGCTCGTGCAGTGGCCCCCGGTTGCCTGAAGAACTGGTGCGGACGGCCGATGACATCTATGTTCGCTTCCACGGGATTAAACAATGGTATCGTCATGATTACAGTGATGCCGAGCTGGCTGTATGGGCCGAGCGGATAAGAAATAGCGGCGCAACGACGGTCTGGATTTATTTCAACAACGATCGCGATGGCTATGCCATCAAGAACGCAAAAAAGATGGCGGAGGTGCTAGCGGTGGAATGA
- a CDS encoding DUF6894 family protein, with protein sequence MRYYFQIKTLDGIESDWDGIEFVSLDAALDDARASLFEMVAEDLKTGHATKLLGIDITDGNGNFLAKVRIEDVIQNNPRDV encoded by the coding sequence TTGCGCTATTATTTTCAAATTAAAACCTTGGACGGAATCGAAAGTGACTGGGATGGCATCGAATTTGTCAGCCTTGACGCCGCACTTGACGATGCTAGGGCAAGCCTGTTTGAAATGGTGGCAGAGGATCTGAAAACCGGTCATGCAACCAAGCTTCTCGGTATCGACATTACAGACGGTAACGGTAACTTCCTCGCGAAGGTTAGGATTGAGGATGTGATTCAAAATAATCCCAGAGATGTCTAA
- a CDS encoding extracellular catalytic domain type 1 short-chain-length polyhydroxyalkanoate depolymerase, translated as MRSLSDTVERLKRYSLRPDSIYDESRLCELEDFGKNPGELTGWHHVPHGLVLPALVVVLHECTQTAASYDEGSGWSKLADDFGFAVLFPEQARQNNRNLCFNWFYGSDVDREHGEVKSIREIIATMIADQGIDPRRVFVTGLSAGGAMANAMLAVYPEVFAGGAIIAALPYGAAVTIPQAFDRMRGYGLSSPESSQKRLRAASSHAGPWPSISVWQGTADTTVDQVNAEAIVEQWSAVYDVRSPPAKHTNVEGHDHFVWSDVCGHEMIELHRIKDMGHGTPLDTAGGYGRAGPFLLDIGISSTKHIARGWGLIPSFAAV; from the coding sequence ATGAGAAGCCTTTCCGATACTGTTGAACGCCTCAAGCGCTATAGTCTACGGCCTGATTCCATTTATGATGAAAGCAGATTGTGTGAACTGGAAGATTTTGGGAAGAACCCTGGCGAACTGACGGGGTGGCACCACGTTCCTCACGGCCTGGTATTGCCAGCTCTCGTCGTCGTGCTGCACGAGTGTACGCAGACCGCTGCGAGTTATGACGAGGGATCAGGATGGTCGAAGTTGGCGGACGACTTCGGGTTCGCCGTTCTCTTCCCCGAGCAGGCCAGGCAGAACAATCGGAACCTTTGCTTCAACTGGTTCTATGGGAGCGACGTTGATCGTGAACATGGCGAGGTCAAATCTATCCGTGAGATTATTGCGACGATGATCGCCGACCAAGGCATTGACCCAAGGCGCGTCTTTGTCACGGGGCTATCAGCAGGCGGCGCGATGGCCAACGCAATGCTCGCCGTCTATCCGGAAGTGTTTGCTGGCGGCGCAATCATTGCGGCACTGCCTTATGGTGCAGCCGTAACGATCCCACAGGCATTCGACCGGATGCGTGGATATGGGCTATCGTCGCCGGAATCATCGCAGAAAAGACTCCGTGCTGCCTCTTCCCACGCCGGACCTTGGCCCTCCATTTCCGTGTGGCAGGGTACTGCAGATACGACTGTAGACCAGGTGAATGCGGAGGCGATCGTTGAACAGTGGAGCGCGGTGTATGATGTACGTTCCCCTCCGGCAAAGCACACGAATGTTGAGGGCCATGATCATTTTGTCTGGTCAGATGTTTGTGGGCACGAGATGATCGAACTTCATCGCATCAAGGACATGGGGCATGGCACGCCGCTCGACACTGCTGGCGGTTACGGCAGAGCTGGACCATTCCTGCTTGATATCGGAATTTCTTCTACTAAACATATCGCTCGTGGTTGGGGGCTCATTCCGTCGTTCGCAGCCGTCTGA
- a CDS encoding GMC oxidoreductase translates to MIPISNEDAAERSYLGMPAWPIDLGVLDKYSEEIERVFGVASGPFEGEPNFRFREGLSTNDALNVRWAKCPSFRKCNLSTLLAGELRQNVNLQIWTDATVCEFTLSRETGLLMGVTARNLGGKTLHVFAKQFVLAAGTIETTRLLLLMDRGADNRIFGKASVLGHYFQDHLKLEVAKIERHKAVETNRYFAYRYLRSTRRDLHLELPHGAQAEHAVGSAFVYVAMDLGSSPLATLKALMQGLQRREFDWRALSVLSQNAGILGKAAYWRVVKKQLYVPPQINFKIMLCGEQLPHWQNRISLAPVLDRLGLPKSQLDWRPRDSEERTFRAIISRLGDYWLRTGLDQVCPLIWNLATLDNDMPLVSQAEACAHPSGTTRMGTDPKTSVVGPDLSCHAVPNVSIVSASVFPTAGSANPTFTIMKMAYYFADIFLGKL, encoded by the coding sequence ATGATACCGATCTCCAATGAAGACGCCGCTGAGCGATCTTACTTAGGAATGCCGGCTTGGCCGATTGATTTGGGCGTTCTTGACAAATATTCTGAGGAAATCGAACGGGTTTTTGGCGTTGCGAGCGGTCCGTTCGAGGGCGAGCCAAACTTTCGTTTTCGAGAGGGCCTATCCACGAACGACGCTCTAAACGTCCGATGGGCAAAATGCCCTTCATTTCGCAAATGTAACCTATCGACACTACTGGCAGGAGAGCTGCGGCAAAACGTTAACCTCCAAATCTGGACTGACGCAACCGTATGCGAGTTTACTCTCAGTCGAGAGACAGGCCTTTTGATGGGCGTGACAGCCCGCAACCTTGGCGGCAAGACGCTGCATGTTTTTGCAAAGCAGTTTGTTTTGGCAGCCGGAACAATTGAGACAACAAGGCTACTGCTGCTGATGGACCGAGGCGCGGACAATCGGATCTTTGGAAAGGCCAGCGTACTTGGCCACTACTTTCAAGACCACCTCAAGCTTGAAGTCGCGAAAATCGAGCGACACAAAGCTGTCGAAACAAATCGGTACTTCGCCTATCGATATTTGCGATCGACCCGGCGCGACCTTCATCTTGAGCTGCCACATGGAGCGCAGGCTGAACATGCCGTCGGGAGTGCATTTGTATACGTCGCGATGGATTTGGGGAGCAGTCCTCTCGCTACACTTAAGGCTTTGATGCAAGGTTTGCAGCGCAGAGAGTTCGACTGGCGAGCGCTGTCGGTTCTCTCACAGAATGCGGGCATTTTGGGGAAAGCAGCTTATTGGCGGGTTGTGAAAAAGCAGCTGTATGTCCCACCCCAGATCAATTTCAAGATTATGCTATGCGGGGAACAGCTGCCCCACTGGCAGAATCGAATTTCCCTTGCGCCTGTTTTAGATCGATTGGGACTTCCGAAGTCACAGCTCGACTGGCGCCCGAGGGACTCTGAGGAGAGGACGTTCAGGGCCATAATATCGCGATTAGGCGACTATTGGCTGCGGACGGGACTTGATCAGGTCTGTCCGCTTATTTGGAACCTAGCCACTTTGGATAACGATATGCCGTTGGTCTCTCAAGCTGAAGCCTGCGCGCATCCTTCCGGCACCACAAGGATGGGTACCGATCCAAAAACGTCGGTGGTGGGCCCTGACCTCAGCTGCCACGCAGTGCCCAATGTTTCGATCGTCAGTGCTTCTGTGTTCCCGACTGCAGGGAGTGCTAATCCCACTTTCACGATAATGAAAATGGCATATTATTTTGCCGATATTTTTTTGGGCAAGCTATGA
- a CDS encoding YciE/YciF ferroxidase family protein → MAKLLEDLFLDTLKDVYFAEQKIVATLPEMEQAATNSQLKSAFRKHLDETKIHVTRLEAIFNVIGEEPEAKTCDAILGITDEGAEIMEEYEGSPALDAGLLAAAQAVEHYEMSRYGTLRTWALELGYEEAAEILQSTLDEEQATDLALTAIATSVVNQKAEG, encoded by the coding sequence ATGGCTAAATTACTGGAAGATTTGTTCCTCGACACCCTCAAGGACGTTTATTTCGCTGAACAGAAAATTGTCGCGACTCTTCCGGAAATGGAGCAGGCGGCGACAAACTCTCAGCTGAAGTCCGCCTTCCGCAAGCATCTTGACGAGACTAAAATCCACGTGACGCGTCTGGAGGCCATTTTTAACGTGATCGGCGAGGAGCCAGAGGCGAAGACATGCGACGCCATTCTAGGCATTACCGACGAAGGTGCCGAAATCATGGAAGAGTACGAAGGCTCGCCAGCCCTTGATGCTGGGCTCTTGGCAGCTGCTCAGGCAGTCGAACATTATGAGATGTCACGCTACGGTACACTACGCACTTGGGCGCTTGAGCTCGGCTATGAGGAAGCGGCGGAGATTCTTCAGTCGACGCTCGACGAGGAACAAGCCACCGATTTGGCACTGACTGCCATCGCCACGTCTGTGGTGAACCAAAAAGCCGAAGGCTGA